A genomic region of Fundidesulfovibrio terrae contains the following coding sequences:
- a CDS encoding rubredoxin — MARPEDMWRCQTTNCGYVYDPDRGDRKGKIVAGTAFVDLPDEWKCPVCGAGKRCFRPVAGPGSTQEVVCPVPE; from the coding sequence ATGGCCAGACCCGAAGACATGTGGCGTTGCCAAACCACAAACTGTGGCTACGTGTACGACCCCGACCGGGGGGATCGCAAGGGGAAAATCGTCGCCGGCACGGCCTTCGTGGACCTCCCGGATGAATGGAAATGCCCGGTGTGCGGGGCGGGCAAGCGCTGCTTCCGTCCCGTTGCCGGTCCCGGCTCCACCCAGGAGGTGGTCTGCCCGGTTCCCGAATAG
- a CDS encoding ABC transporter permease, whose translation MTLIIAIRNLLHDKVRLVVTLTGVVFAVVLIAVQGGLFVGFTSATSTIIDNTDADIWICARGMRNFDITSPLPAGDYYRAQSTPGVLVVRRMVAQFANWKKPDGGTESVEVVGYELPGGIGKPWNVVEGSAESLNLTDTVVIDEVYRAKLGVKRLGDTVEVNGHRLRVVAFTRGIRSFTTSPWIFCSLPIAQTVTNMRESKFSYLMVKVAPGHSVESVRRGLLAHMDGVDVYTRKEFSHKTQEYWMFTTGAGIALLIAAALGLVVGVVVVAQTLYATTMDHLAEFGTLRAMGASNWYIYHIIIIQALASAFAGYGLGICISYVLVGLAEKGGASIILPFWLAASLFVITVCMCVGAAVISINKVTRLDPVMVFKGR comes from the coding sequence ATGACTCTGATCATCGCGATTCGCAATCTTCTGCACGACAAGGTGCGCCTTGTCGTTACGCTGACCGGCGTGGTCTTCGCTGTGGTGCTCATTGCGGTGCAGGGGGGGCTCTTCGTAGGCTTCACTTCTGCCACGTCCACCATCATCGACAACACGGACGCCGACATCTGGATCTGCGCGCGCGGCATGCGCAACTTCGATATCACCTCCCCCTTGCCGGCCGGTGACTATTACCGTGCCCAGTCCACTCCGGGCGTGCTGGTGGTGCGGCGCATGGTGGCGCAGTTCGCCAACTGGAAGAAGCCCGACGGGGGCACGGAGAGCGTGGAAGTGGTGGGTTATGAGCTTCCGGGCGGGATAGGCAAGCCCTGGAACGTGGTGGAGGGCAGCGCCGAGAGCCTGAACCTGACCGACACCGTGGTCATCGACGAGGTCTACCGGGCCAAGCTCGGGGTGAAGCGGCTCGGGGACACGGTGGAGGTCAACGGACACCGCCTGCGCGTCGTGGCCTTCACCCGGGGCATCCGCTCCTTCACCACGTCGCCTTGGATCTTTTGTTCCCTGCCCATCGCCCAGACCGTGACCAACATGCGCGAGAGCAAGTTCTCCTACCTGATGGTCAAGGTCGCACCGGGCCACTCCGTGGAATCCGTGCGCCGGGGGCTTCTGGCCCACATGGACGGCGTGGATGTGTACACGCGCAAGGAATTCTCCCACAAAACGCAGGAATACTGGATGTTCACCACCGGGGCGGGAATCGCGCTCCTCATCGCCGCCGCCCTGGGGCTGGTGGTGGGCGTGGTGGTGGTGGCCCAGACCCTCTACGCCACCACCATGGACCACCTGGCCGAATTCGGCACCCTGCGGGCCATGGGCGCGAGCAACTGGTACATCTACCACATCATCATCATCCAGGCCCTGGCCAGCGCCTTCGCGGGCTACGGCCTGGGCATCTGCATCAGCTACGTGCTGGTGGGCCTGGCCGAGAAGGGCGGCGCCTCCATCATCCTGCCTTTCTGGCTGGCGGCGAGCCTGTTCGTGATCACGGTCTGCATGTGCGTGGGCGCGGCGGTCATTTCCATCAACAAGGTCACCCGGCTCGATCCGGTGATGGTGTTCAAGGGGCGCTGA